The Cellulosimicrobium cellulans genome contains the following window.
GCGTCGACGAAGTTCCACATGATCCGCGAGGCCCAGTTGCCGAAGTCCGGGCTCGCGAAGTCGTCGAACCGGACGTTGTTCGCGGCGAAGTAGTTGGGCTGGAAGTCGACGGGGCCGCCCACCACGTTGATGACGATCGGCGCGCCGTCGGTGAAGCCGTTGAAGTTGAGCTCGTTCACGCCGTTGAGCACCGCGGCGTCCACCGTGAAGACGTGCAGCGCGCTGCTCGTCGAGCCGTCGAAGGTCGCAGAGTTTCCGGCGACGGCGACGGGCGTCCCCGTCAGGCCGGCGAACGCCGTCGAAGCCTGCGAGACCTGGTCCCCGAAGTCGCCGAACGGCGCGAGCGCGTTCTCCGCGCCGAGGCCCGGCCGCAGCTCCCCGCCGTTCATGTCGACCGTCCCCGCACCGGTCTTGGCTGCGCCGACCTGGACGTCGCCGCCGCCCTGGCCCGAGTAGCCCGCCCCCACGATGACGTTCGTCGGTGCGACGACGTCGAGCGTGCCGCCCACGTGGAGCATGACGGTGCCGGGGTCCGGGGCGATCTGCGACCCCGCCCCGACCGTGCCGACGTTGAACGAGCTCCCGCTGAGCGTCCGGTTGAACGTCGCGTCTCCTCCGACGACCAGCACGCCCTCGGCCTCGGACGCCGAGCCGGTAGCGAGGAAGTTCCCCCCGGCGTAGACGGCGACGTTGTTGTCGGTGAAGACCGGCGGCAGGTTCCCGATGCCCGGGAACTGGCCCGGGTCCGGGCACTGCCCGACGGCGGCGAACGAGGGTGCGGCCTGGGGCCCGGTGACGAGCACGACCGCCCCGGCGAGCGCGAGGGTCGCTGCGGTGACGGCGGCGACGGCGCGGCGCAGCGGGTCGAACGTTCGGGGGCGGGTACCTCGGGACATGCATGGCTCCTGGTCCGGCGGGTGACGCCGCCCGGTCCACGGGCACCGTCCTCGCCTTCTGAGATGTCGTGCGCGCTCCCCCATGACGCAGTCTGCGGTGTGATGCTCGTCTCCGCGCGGGGGCGTTCGTCCCGTTCGTCGCGCCGATCCGCCCTCGTCCGCCCGACGGCCGGCACCCGCGCGGGTGCCGGCCGTCGGGTCGGTGCCCGTCAGGCGAGGCGGCGACGGCGGGCGCGGAACAGCAGGAGCGCGCTGCCGGCCCCGAGGAACGCGAGGGCGAGGACGGTCACGAGCACCGCGTCGGTGCCGGTGATCGCGAGCTCCTCGTCCTCCGCGGTGTTGGTGAGCGTCACGACCACCGTGCCGTCGCCGACCGTCACCTCCGAGACCGCCGTCCCGTCGACCGTGAAGGTCGGCGTGCCCCAGTCGACCCCGCCGATCTCGGGTACGTCGGTCTCGGTGAGCCGGACCACGGTCCCCACGGGCAGGTCCTGCGGGCCGTCGACGGCGACCCCGTCGGCGCGGACGGTGAGCGACCCGGTGACGGTGCCGTCCGGGCCGTCGTACGCGTAGCCCACGACGAACTCCGTGGTCGCGGGGACGGCGTCGGACGCCTCGCCGGTCACCCGCTTGACCACGGAGAACCCGCCGAGCGCCTGGTTCGCCGTGTTGGTCGCGGTGACCAGCGTGTTCTGCCCGTCGCCGACGACGACCGTCGGCGGGCTGAACGTCGGGACGCCCCACGCGACGCCAGGGACCTCGGGCAGGTCCGCCTCCGTGAACGTGACGACCGTGCCGACGGGGAGGTTCTGCGGGCCTGCGACGACCGTCCCGTCGGCCGGGACCTGGAGGTAGCCGCCGACGAGGGTGCCGTCGAGCTCGTACGAGTACGCGACGGTGAACTCGGTTCCGGCGGGCACGAGGTCCGCGCGGTCGCCGGTCACCTCCTTGGCGACGGAGAACCCGCCGACCTCGACCACGTCCTGCGTGGTGTTGGTCAGCGTGACGAGGGTGTTCTCCTCGTTGCCGACCGTCACGGTCTCCGGGGCGAACGTGGGGGCGCCCCAGACGACGCCGTCGACCTCCGGCAGGTTGATCTCGGTGAACGTCACGACCGTCCCGACCGGGAGGTCCTGCGGGCCGTCGACCACGGTGCCGTCCGCGAGCACGGTCAGCGTCCCCGTGAGCGGGCCGTCGTACGTGAAGCCCGCGGGCAGGGTCGCGGACCACTCGACCTCGAACGCCGTCCCGGGCGGCACGCTCCCGGCGAGGTCGCCCTCGACCGTCTTGGCGAGCGAGAACCCGCCGACCTGCGCGGTCGCCGTGTTCGTCACGACGACGCCCGCGACGGCGTCCCCCTCACCGATGGTCACGGTGCCGGGCGAGACGGTGGGCTGCCCCCAGTCGACACCGGGGACGTCGGGCATGGTCTGCTCCGTGAACGTCACGACCGTGCCCTCGGGCAGGTCCTGCGGGCCGTCCACCACGGTCCCGTCCGCGAGCACGGTCACCGTCCCGGAGGTCGGGCCCTCGTAGCCGGAGTCGGGCGGAACCACGGCCTCCCAGGCGACGACGAACGCGGCGTCCGGCGGCACGGCCCCGGACGCGTCGCCCGTCACCGACTTCTGCACCGCGAACCCGCCGATCTCCGCGGGCACGTTCGCCGTGTTCGTCACCGTCACCGCGACGCTCGTCGGCCCCTCGACGATCGTGATCGGGGACGCGGGCTCGAGCGTGGGCAGGCCCCAGACGACGCCGTCGACGTCGGGCAGCGGCTGCTCGACGAGCGTCACGGTCGTGCCGATCGGCAGGTCGGACGGGCCGTCCGCCACGGTCCCGTCGGCGAGGACGGTCAGCGTGCCCGACGTGTCGCCGTCGTACTCGACACCCGCGGGGACGGTCGCGGTCCAGTCGACGAGGAACGCGGTCTCGGACGGGACGACGTCCGCCGCGCCGCCCTCGAGCGACTTCTGGACGGTGAAGCCCCCGACCACGGCGTCCGCGACGTTGGTCACCGTGACCGCCACCCCGGTCGCGCCCTCGACGATCGTGATCGGCGACGCCGGGCTGAGCACGGGGTCACCCCACACCACGCCCTCGATCTCCGGCAGCGGCGTCTGCTCCGTGAGCGTGACGGTCGTGCCGACGGGCAGGTCGGACGGGCCGTCCACGACGGTCCCGTCCGCGAGCACCGTCAGCGTGCCGGACAGGTCGCCGTCGTACGTGGCCCCCTCCGGGAGCGTGGCCTCCCAGTCGACGAGGAACGCGGTGTCGTCGGGGACGAGGCCCGCGGCGTCGCCCGTCACCGCCTTGGCCACCGAGAACCCGCCCACCACCGGGACGGTGCCGCCGTTGGCCGTGTTCACGACCGTCACCGTGACGGTCTGGTTCTCCTGGATCGTGAACTGGGCGGGGTCGCCGAGCGGCTCCCCGTTCACCTGGATGACGGGCGTGCCCCACTCGACGCCCGGCACCGTGGGCAGGTTGGTCTCGGTGATCGTCACGACGGTGCCGACGGGGAGCGTCGGTCCGCTGACGAGCGCACCGCTGATCGGCACGACGAGCGTGTCGCCGCCGGTCGTCCCGCCCGGCTCCTCGTAGGTGTACTCGACCTCGAACGTCGTGTCGGCGGGCACGTCGGCGGCGGCCCCGCCCGTCACGGTCTTCTGGACGACGAAGCTCGCCGACGGGATGCAGCTGAACGGCCCCGGGCCGATCCAGGGGTAGTTGTGCTGCTCGTTGCCGCTGCCCGACGTCGTGAGGTCGTTGCCCGCGTAGACGCGCCCGTTGGTGCTCGCCGTGAGCGTCACCTGGTCCGCGGACGGAGCGAGGATCGAGCCGACCCACTGACCGGCACCGTTCACCGCGACGTCGCCCGAGCCGGTGAAGTTCCACATCAGGCGCGCCGCGGCGTTGCCGATGTTCGCGGGGTCGTCGACCCGCACGCCGTTGATCCTCACGTCGTTCACCGTCACGGTCACGGGCGCGTCCCCGACGACGTTGACGACGATCGGGGTGCCGTCCGGGATCCCCACGAACGCGTACTCCGAGGCCCCGTCGAGGTCGGCCGCGTCGATGGTGAACGCCTGGAGGTCCGTGCTCGCCGGGTCGGTGCTCGTGAACAGCACCTGACCGCCGGACCGCGCCGCGGTCCCGGTCGCCGGGACCGCGCCGAGCACGGCCGACTCGTCGACGATCACGGTCTGGAACCCCGCCCACGGGGCGAGCGCGGCGTCCGTGCCCATGTTCGTCTCGACCGCACCCCCGTTGGTGTCGAGACCGCCCACGTCCTCCAGGTCGCCCCCGACGTGCACCGCCCCGCCGCCGTCGAGGTTCGCACCCACGATGACGTTGGTCCCGGAGGCGATGCTCATCACGCCGCCGACGTGGAGCATGGGCGACCCCGGCTCCGGCACGATGCCCGACCCGGCACCGACCGTGCCCACGTTGAAGCTCCCGGGGGTGTCGAACGTCGCGTCCCCGCGCACGACGAGCACACCCTCCGTCTCGGCCGAGGTCCCGGTCGCGGTGTAGTCCCCGCCCGCGTACACCGCGACGTTGTTGTCGGTGAACCCCGGGACCGGCACGGGTCCGACGTTCGGGAAGTCGTCGGGGTCGGGGCAGAACCCGATCGCCGCCGCG
Protein-coding sequences here:
- a CDS encoding DUF5979 domain-containing protein, which translates into the protein MTHRSPARPVALDRARRGTAALVAAALALAGAVALVAGPQARPAAAAIGFCPDPDDFPNVGPVPVPGFTDNNVAVYAGGDYTATGTSAETEGVLVVRGDATFDTPGSFNVGTVGAGSGIVPEPGSPMLHVGGVMSIASGTNVIVGANLDGGGAVHVGGDLEDVGGLDTNGGAVETNMGTDAALAPWAGFQTVIVDESAVLGAVPATGTAARSGGQVLFTSTDPASTDLQAFTIDAADLDGASEYAFVGIPDGTPIVVNVVGDAPVTVTVNDVRINGVRVDDPANIGNAAARLMWNFTGSGDVAVNGAGQWVGSILAPSADQVTLTASTNGRVYAGNDLTTSGSGNEQHNYPWIGPGPFSCIPSASFVVQKTVTGGAAADVPADTTFEVEYTYEEPGGTTGGDTLVVPISGALVSGPTLPVGTVVTITETNLPTVPGVEWGTPVIQVNGEPLGDPAQFTIQENQTVTVTVVNTANGGTVPVVGGFSVAKAVTGDAAGLVPDDTAFLVDWEATLPEGATYDGDLSGTLTVLADGTVVDGPSDLPVGTTVTLTEQTPLPEIEGVVWGDPVLSPASPITIVEGATGVAVTVTNVADAVVGGFTVQKSLEGGAADVVPSETAFLVDWTATVPAGVEYDGDTSGTLTVLADGTVADGPSDLPIGTTVTLVEQPLPDVDGVVWGLPTLEPASPITIVEGPTSVAVTVTNTANVPAEIGGFAVQKSVTGDASGAVPPDAAFVVAWEAVVPPDSGYEGPTSGTVTVLADGTVVDGPQDLPEGTVVTFTEQTMPDVPGVDWGQPTVSPGTVTIGEGDAVAGVVVTNTATAQVGGFSLAKTVEGDLAGSVPPGTAFEVEWSATLPAGFTYDGPLTGTLTVLADGTVVDGPQDLPVGTVVTFTEINLPEVDGVVWGAPTFAPETVTVGNEENTLVTLTNTTQDVVEVGGFSVAKEVTGDRADLVPAGTEFTVAYSYELDGTLVGGYLQVPADGTVVAGPQNLPVGTVVTFTEADLPEVPGVAWGVPTFSPPTVVVGDGQNTLVTATNTANQALGGFSVVKRVTGEASDAVPATTEFVVGYAYDGPDGTVTGSLTVRADGVAVDGPQDLPVGTVVRLTETDVPEIGGVDWGTPTFTVDGTAVSEVTVGDGTVVVTLTNTAEDEELAITGTDAVLVTVLALAFLGAGSALLLFRARRRRLA